GATTTTAAATGATAATTTTATTAATCAGCTATTTTCGTTTGTAAACCGTACACCCGATGCTTCGATAATCGGCGTAAAAATAGTTGACGAAAACAATAGGCACCACCCATCGACATGGAAAAAAGTTTCTTTCTTAACGCTGTTAGCTGAAATGTTACTGCCTTACAGTACGTCGATCAATCTTGTTACTGAAAATCCGAACACTCAAGCTCAGGTGGAAAATGTATCCGGTGCTTGTATGTATATACGTCGGGATGTGTTCGAAGCAATGAATGGGTTTGATGAACGGTTCTTTCTGTATTATGAGGAAATTGATTTCTGTCGGCGTGCAAACAAATCAGGTTATAAGGTCTATTATAACCCCTACATAGAAGTTGTTCATTTTGCAGCAAAAAGTTCTTCAAACGATAGAGAATCTTTCTTTTTTAATCTTTATCACAACAAAATACTTTTTATCAGGAAGCATTATAGTTATCCATTCTATGTCGTTGTTTTCATTTTGGTTTTAATTGGATTGCTTTTACGAGCTGCTGTATCATTCATCGCAGGATGTTTAAGTTTTCGGAAACATTTGTTTAGTTTGTCTAAATCCCTTATCTTAGTTTTAGTTAAAATCATAAAATCTAATTACCATTAATGAGTGTCGAAAATAATTTACAGGTTTCTGTAATAATTCCCGTTAAGAACAGCAGTAAAACACTCAACGCATGTTTGAGGTCAATAAAGCGCTCTTACTTCAAAAACATTGAGGTAATTGTTGTGGATGACTATTCGACCGATAGCAGTAATGAAATTGCCAGAAAATATAATTGTCATGTAATAGAATCGATGAATGGTAGCGGAGCAAATTATGCCAGGAATTTAGGTGCAAAGCATGCATCGGGTAGTATTTTTATCTTCTTGG
This genomic window from Bacteroidota bacterium contains:
- a CDS encoding glycosyltransferase family 2 protein, whose amino-acid sequence is MSINLSYIIITYNSADFIGNCLNSIARQQSNEITSEVILIDNASKDLTVEIVRKKFPQVILRENRENVGFAVAVNQAFSLSKGEHVLLLNPDTILNDNFINQLFSFVNRTPDASIIGVKIVDENNRHHPSTWKKVSFLTLLAEMLLPYSTSINLVTENPNTQAQVENVSGACMYIRRDVFEAMNGFDERFFLYYEEIDFCRRANKSGYKVYYNPYIEVVHFAAKSSSNDRESFFFNLYHNKILFIRKHYSYPFYVVVFILVLIGLLLRAAVSFIAGCLSFRKHLFSLSKSLILVLVKIIKSNYH